In Vespa crabro chromosome 5, iyVesCrab1.2, whole genome shotgun sequence, a single window of DNA contains:
- the LOC124424343 gene encoding ras-interacting protein RIP3, with product MTRSVRYELFRSYRIHALQSAYLPISVDWIHKREGPEDTNNFTLDTTLLICSRGAVGGCSTPGSRVDPWWNPGPLFPSTPGPPRIDEGPPDNVTGSFQFCVPSASRNSSNVHHQQILQQQEQQQQQQQQQQQQQQQQQQQQQQQQQQQQQQQQQQQQQQHHHHHHHHHHHQHQVNRSSCSNYGIASASASVCSTSGLGHTQDTRGPDAVGSSSSITYGINSSSPETSSTSRSNNNGNLVLSALLAPTSVIESAERLSSGETSSSGSHGNVIGSINTTTSVTTADSLNGVFSPLNARIKTEEPSRVRSEEASNASLSSASDSLSTYSTSTFNTSLLSTLLSTSRISSSPCRGDNSEEELLSRSCIKLEEEQQSQERDQELVRNIKVDYTLARSSQETLEVDENEDLTTTSPYDIVNTSGRKQTRISSGSSVISPSADIVIEMKYETQSGPPTAPPHLSSTGVEPPHSSQGSGIIVGGSPAEVVGVDNLLLSSWGAAGPDFLEPPDVKQTAAGLHDTWDTLLLGTSVGVTSAQSLAELKPLPPFTGYTGHLSINGIPGHHYHTIASSAQRPSLPSSSPTPSSNQEYYESSVVSSSTPCPQASQKQQQQHQQSQQQQQQQQPQHHQQHQHQHQHHHQHQQQQQQQQQQQQQQQQQQQQQQQQQLPQSTQQVEYDIEDIAEIIGSAIADTTVPGGGNGPSSEHDPDASRDWIDIAEWIDTACSPKAQETTSPSPYSQIYATATPSTQAQQHGSTLQSLLTHGYAPLLQARLQAGNAGLQNASCGETPSSTSPYPPVSPPGRVSTSCSPDHLLHSSFAAPSHPRKRSRPGPGSQNTSKKNLASGATALPYGTDSGLIGGKEKPVHRCSICNRGFLNKSNIKVHLRTHTGEKPFRCEVCGKAFRQKAHLIKHQQIHKRIGRD from the exons ATGACGAG aagTGTTCGATACGAGCTATTTCGAAGCTATCGAATTCACGCGTTGCAAAGTGCATATCTTCCTATTTCTGTGGATTGGATTCATAAGAGAGAAGGTCCAGAGGACACCAACAATTTCACTCTGGATACCACGTTGCTCATAT GTTCCCGCGGTGCCGTTGGCGGTTGCAGCACCCCCGGCAGTAGAGTGGATCCCTGGTGGAATCCTGGTCCCCTCTTCCCCTCGACACCTGGTCCGCCGAGGATCGACGAGGGGCCACCAGATAACGTCACTGGCAGCTTTCAATTCTGCGTTCCATCAGCGAGCCGGAACAGTTCGAACGTACACCATCAGCAGATTTTGCAACAAcaggaacaacaacaacaacaacaacaacaacaacaacaacaacaacaacaacaacaacaacaacaacaacaacaacaacaacaacaacaacaacaacagcagcagcagcagcagcagcagcaccaccaccaccaccaccaccaccaccaccaccaacatcaAGTTAACAGAAGCTCCTGTTCGAATTACGGTATCGCCTCGGCATCGGCCTCGGTGTGTTCCACCTCGGGCCTCGGTCACACGCAGGACACGCGAGGACCTGATGCCGTAGGCTCCAGCTCGAGCATCACGTACGGAATTAACTCCTCTTCACCGGAAACCTCGTCCACGTCGAGAAGTAACAACAACGGTAACTTGGTACTTTCGGCGCTTCTCGCACCGACATCGGTGATAGAGAGCGCCGAACGTTTGTCAAGCGGCGAGACTTCGTCGTCGGGAAGTCACGGGAACGTAATCGGATCCATCAACACAACGACGAGCGTCACAACGGCCGATTCATTGAACGGCGTTTTCTCGCCGCTTAACGCGAGGATCAAAACGGAGGAACCCTCGCGAGTTCGTTCGGAGGAAGCGAGTAACGCTTCCTTATCATCTGCCTCGGATTCGCTCTCCACTTATTCAACATCAACTTTTAACACGTCCTTGCTTAGCACCTTACTTTCAACCTCGCGTATATCCTCATCACCTTGCAGAGGTGACAATAGTGAAGAAGAACTCTTGTCGAGAAGTTGCATCAAGCTAGAAGAGGAACAACAGTCGCAGGAACGAGATCAAGAATTAGTTCGCAACATCAAAGTCGACTATACGTTAGCACGATCCTCACAGGAAACCTTGGAAGTTGATGAGAACGAAGATCTGACTACCACGTCACCTTacgatatcgttaataccagTGGACGGAAACAAACAAGAATCTCAAGTGGATCTAGCGTTATATCTCCCTCCGCAGATATTGTCATCGAGATGAAGTACGAAACGCAATCAGGGCCTCCAACGGCACCGCCTCATCTGTCGTCGACCGGCGTTGAGCCACCTCACAGTAGCCAAGGAAGCGGAATTATTGTCGGTGGCTCACCAGCCGAAGTAGTCGGTGTAGACAATCTCCTTTTATCGTCGTGGGGTGCTGCAGGACCGGACTTTCTTGAGCCACCGGATGTTAAACAAACTGCAGCTGGTCTACACGACACGTGGGATACACTACTTTTAGGAACGTCAGTCGGTGTTACATCCGCGCAATCTTTAGCTGAACTCAAACCTTTACCACCATTTACTGGCTACACTGGGCACCTTAGTATTAACGGAATACCTGGTCATCATTATCACACGATCGCCTCGTCGGCGCAAAGGCCGTCCTTACCTTCCTCCTCGCCGACACCTTCCTCCAATCAGGAGTATTACGAGTCGTCCGTTGTTTCCTCGAGTACACCATGTCCTCAAGCGAGTCAaaagcaacaacagcagcaccAACAatcacaacaacaacaacaacaacaacaaccacagcatcatcaacaacatcaacatcagcatcaacatcatcatcaacatcaacagcagcaacagcaacaacagcaacagcaacagcagcaacagcaacagcagcagcagcagcaacagcagcaattACCCCAGTCAACGCAACAAGTCGAATACGATATCGAGGACATCGCGGAGATCATTGGGTCAGCGATAGCGGACACGACCGTACCCGGTGGTGGGAACGGACCTAGTTCCGAGCACGATCCTGATGCTTCCAGAGATTGGATCGACATAGCCGAGTGGATAGATACTGCTTGTTCGCCAAAGGCACAGGAGACCACTTCTCCAAGTCCCTATTCTCAAATTTACGCAACCGCGACGCCTTCGACGCAAGCTCAACAGCATGGTTCGACTCTTCAGAGTTTACTCACGCACGGGTACGCTCCGCTTCTGCAAGCCAGGTTACAAGCTGGCAATGCTGGACTACAAAACGCGTCTTGCGGCGAGACACCTTCATCAACAAGTCCTTATCCACCTGTCAGTCCACCCGGCAGAGTTTCGACGTCCTGTAGTCCAGATCATCTTCTTCATTCCTCCTTTGCTGCTCCTTCACATCCGAGAAAAAGGTCACGACCTGGGCCAGGTTCTCAAAATACTTCTAAAAAAAATCTAGCCTCTGGTGCCACAGCGTTACCTTACGGCACGGATTCAGGCCTGATAGGTGGCAAAGAGAAACCCGTGCACAGGTGTTCTATCTGTAATCGTGGCTTccttaataagagtaatatcaAGGTTCATCTGAGGACGCACACAGGAGAGAAACCATTCAGGTGCGAGGTTTGTGGCAAGGCATTCAGACAAAAGGCACATCTGATTAAACATCAACAAATTCATAAAAGAATTGGGAGGGATTAG